The sequence below is a genomic window from candidate division KSB1 bacterium.
AAATGGCGCAAAAAAAATCAAAGACAAATTGTTTGAAACATCGCCTTGCTTTGATAGGAAAGAGGACTATGTGCAAAAAATAAATGAAGCTGCGGCGAAGTTTTGTTCTGATTTTGTTCATATTCAACATGAATTCGCTGTTTTCAATCCTGATAAACGATTCTTGAACTTGCTGCAAGAGCTAAAAAAGAAGACTAGGATTGTATTAACCCTTCATACTGTACACACAAACGAAACTAATGACTGGAATATGGAAGCAATGAGTATTGAGGAATATAACTTCGGAATGAGCCAGCTTGTTGATGCGATTATTGTTCATCAGGTGTCTATGAAGGAAGAGCTAGTCAGACAAAATGTGAATGAAAAGCTCATCCATGTGATTCCACATGGTACAGAAATTTTAGAACAGGCAAATAAAATAGAAGCGATGAGGAAGTTTGAATTACCGGAAAATAGTAGAATTATTCTTTCTTTTGGATTTTTCGGCAAGTTAAAAAGAAAAGAGTTAATCGTTGAGGCCTTGCCTGAAGTGCTTAAGAAAGTACCAGATGCCTATGTCTTTTTTTCAGGATATGTTAGGGATTGGGTCCAGGAAGATTTTGAAACCCGAAAGCTCTATGAAGAAAAGGCTGAAAAACTTGGTGTGAGTGATCATGTAATTTTTGCGAAAAGATACATACGCGATGATGAA
It includes:
- a CDS encoding glycosyltransferase: MLILNISYISSYPPTRCGIGTYTNYLSQAMQRINKELRISIIAENGAKKIKDKLFETSPCFDRKEDYVQKINEAAAKFCSDFVHIQHEFAVFNPDKRFLNLLQELKKKTRIVLTLHTVHTNETNDWNMEAMSIEEYNFGMSQLVDAIIVHQVSMKEELVRQNVNEKLIHVIPHGTEILEQANKIEAMRKFELPENSRIILSFGFFGKLKRKELIVEALPEVLKKVPDAYVFFSGYVRDWVQEDFETRKLYEEKAEKLGVSDHVIFAKRYIRDDE